The stretch of DNA ACAGTGAGCAGAATACACCAACAACGTTTATGAAAACAGTTGAAAACCCtactcattcatatgttgtgcacaAACATCAAGGCCACATGCTCTCCAATATGACCAATCTTTGGAAAAAAGGTAAACTCTGTGATGCTTCCATTGGAAATGGAACAATGAAAATTATGGTAAGTATTAAATATCAAATCATGATTATCTAACTCTGTATCTATTCATGTacacttgtttttctttattatttaagtattttCCTTTAGTATGTTAATATCAGCTGCTAATCCAAATCATGAGCACAGACATTATAGCACATAAGTATTTTAAAGCCAATTTTCCCTGCTAAAATAGGGGTTAACTTAATGGTTCCACTGACAGTCTACATTATTAATATGAGATAACAAATATGGGACAAATGACAGATCTCTTCAAGGTGAAGGCCCTGCTTGACATGTAGAAATGCTGTTGGGAGAAACTCCAAATGGTGTACTCAGTGCAAGTTTTGGACACATAAGAGCTGCAGTAACATCGCTGGAAAATTAACAGAGACAGTAGTCTTTACACGTGGCTAATGTGCAAGTACATTAAACACtaggaatgttaaaaaaaatagacTCCCTCAAATGTCGGGGTGATCCTTAGAAGTAGTTAACagtttctgttacttaggtgaGGTTGTTCTGAaaacatagctgctagaataagaatgcactgggtaaagttcagagatcTGCTACTCTGTTAGTAATGAAGggtctctctctcagagtaaaaggcagattgtatgatgcctgtgcatGAACATttatgctacatagcagtgagaCATGAGCTGTGACTATTGAGGACATGTGAAGGCATGAAAAAAATGAAGCcagatgggtaatgtcagtgtgcatatacgacTGAGtataagtgatttgagagaaaaactgggtatacaaGGCATCACGtgtagtgtacaagagagaagactgcaatgGTACGTTCATGTAATGCTTATAAATGCAGGTAGATGCATCAAGAAATGCTGATCTCTTATTGTGAaggggtagacccaagaagacatgggatgaagtggtaaaaaAGGATCTTCAAACGTTGTATCTTACAGAGGAGACAACAGGGAACTGAAACTTCTAGTGATTTGctttgcttgagaagacacatgaagctaagtaaaattgtgtttgtccttgcatacaggcatgaCCTCTGGATCCCTTTTCAGCTGAGTGATCCTAATCTTGCTggctcatgggtgctggtgccacataaaaagcacctatgccagtaccatgtaaaagcacccagtacactctgtgaaatggttggcattagaaagggcatccagctgtagaaaccatacaacAACAGACATGGAGCTCGGGCAACTCTTCAGCTGGCTAGcacctgttaaaccatccaacccatgccagcaaggaaaacagatgttaaaagataATGATATATCATATTGGTACTTTGTAACATTGGAGTCCACAATGTGAAgtgggtaaaagaaaaattaaatgtaatgaaaacaatcaaaattggaaaattgaaattgataataatgtattttaaatcACTTGCATTTGCCAAACAAGCCAATGAATTGTTTTCAGTGTAATCAACAACAGATTTGTTTGAAATTATGAATATTGTTTATGATACCTGAAATCTCATGGGCTCTTTGACTGgttaagaaaaaaagtaaaagaaagataactAAAACTAAACCATGCAAACAAAGAGacaactatgtatgtgtatatatcatcattgtttcaatgtctacttttccgtgctttcatgggtcagacagagtttattgaggtagattttctatggccagatgtccttcctgctgccaacccttacttgtttctaAGCTTGGTAATATTTCAATATAGCCAGACGTGTTtccacagaatattgaaaataaaggaCATTCATTTACAGCAATCACGCAATGTCATGACATGAAGACACAAGTTTAcagacatatacgtgtgtatgtatgcatgtatgcacatacattaatacataatttttattattttttttgtgagGCAGATTCTCAACATACCTTGTGTTAGAAGTATATAGAGTCCTGTGTTTCTAGCCTATGTAAGTTAAGagcaaatatatgaagaaatgtaATATTGTGATTATTCATGATCATGTACTATTTATTGGAATACAAAGGATTATTCATCTCCTCTTTTCTTCCTAAATTATAAAATAGTTTCCTAATTTCCTAAGTCAATAATGTGTTAATGTTTCCAATCAAAGAAATGTGTTATGTCTctgtacacaaaatatatttttaaataatatatttttgcagGGTTTGGGGTTCAGTTAGGCTTTTAATGTGATTCTTTGAAATATTctgcttttattgtttttctataaatatgtgttctttcttttctagGTTCACAAAGTTGTGTTGATTGCTCTTAGTCCACAACTTTTAACATTGCCAAATGCCACTGTAACATCAGGTTGTTTCCAGTTGACATTTTCTCAGGATATTGGTGGTGATGCTTTATGGGCATttgctaaatatatgtatgaaggtgTTGTCTCCCTTAATGAGGAGGTATTGGAGGATATGGAGCATATTGCAAAAATCCTTGGTTTAAGTGATCTATTAGATATGTGTAAACTTTATCGGAAACAGGTTTTGAGTTCTATTGACAATCCTGTCACAACTAAGGCCTTAATCTCTCAACCAACTGAATCTCCAGGCATTATTAGGGATGCCATTTCAACAGAGATTGTTAATACAATGGATACAATGCCTAAAACTGATGGCCCATCTTTATCAACTGGTGTATCTTTCATGGGTTTACCCAATAGTGATATTACTCCATCAATCTCGAAACCAGTGCAACAGTTACAGAACTTAGCTACAGAATCAATGACAAATCAAATACAGTTCCAAACAAAACAATCAGTTCCTCCGGTGATCCTTTATTCAGCTGATAAAGACTCTTCAGTTTCAGGCTATGCCAATGATTCTGTAGGATTAAAACAAGAACCATCAAGTCCTTTGAAAAAAAGGTGCAGTaaaaaagatttcttatcttcttTCCCTTCaagacactcagacacacatattgTTGTCCACGATGATTTATCAGAACCTTGGCAACCACATTCTTACTGTGATAATGAAGACCCAAAAAGTCCTCCACCTCCAAAGCGTCTAAAATCTTCAGAACTACCTGAAGATTCTTTATCTAATTTATCTCACTCAAATACTGAAGATTTCAGTCCTCACACTAAAAGTGCCAAAGACTCTTATCCTATCAAAATTGAACTTGAACGAGACAGTAACAGTGATTTAGAAACTTCTGGGATTCCTTATGTTGTGTCGTTAATTCAAGCCAAAGGCCTGGACACTACTTGAACTTGTTTAATTGGCAAAGGATTTAGAAAAGAATGATATAAAGTCATATCATATCAAATAGTTATCAATGATCTCAATtcatctcattttaaaaattggaAGTTCCAAGTAAtatccagttttgttttttttttttttctcttccaaatGAGTTCAGTTAAGAAACCTTTTTCTGCTAATAAACTAATGATCTGAGAAAAATATAATATCAAGAAAATGCAACTTTTCTTTACAATTAGAGATTAAAATgatgaaagattttttttcatcATCCTAACACGGTttctttcaaaacatttaaactgtTTGAATACCTCTTTTAAGGAGAAACGAGAGCTATATATTTTCCTTCTACTCAATTAGGTCACTTTAGCATTTGTGTCACCAGATGACAGACATGTCAAACAGATAATGATCAGCGTTAAAaattgaacaataatattttcaaggtGGTAAAAGCTAGATAATGTATGTGGCTACGCAATGGAgtgctgttattttatttataatttcagcTTTATCAACAATTCTTCATTTAAATTCATTGGAAGGTTGGTCTTAAATAGTATAAAGAGTTATGAAATATTTCAGTCTAAAGCCTCTGAATTCTTTTAACTTTCAATTTACTCtgctttaatcttttattttctaagCATTGTTCCCAATGATTGTAATTTAAGATTTTTAAAAgtgaataacaaatatattacttATGTGATCAACCTTTGGTTTGGAATTATATCTGGATATTTAATTTCACAACATACAAAAGTTAGCTCTCatattgaaatttaaatattttaatttattaaagatTTTTAATTGTGTGCTGTTATTGTTAACAATGGCTTTGTCTGGATTTTTTTTCAGCAATCCACTGGTGCCTAGCAACTgataaatagattaatatatagTGTATTCCATAGTTTGTATGTTGAACTGTGgacaagaaaatataatttgtttttaatttatatcgAAACCAGTGATGATATGCATGTAAACATTGTCATGGTTAATTTAGCAAACATTCTGTAACTGGATCATTTCATTGAAGGAAACATggcataaatatattacattttttacattattgaAAAGTTTACTttggtaaaataaacaaaataatccaTTATCTGaatttgcttatattttattgaaatgtttgCAACATCTtgcaatttaatttgtcaaataaaACCTGAAACATTTTTACTGATGAAAATTATAACCAACTTTATAACTAAATGGTTGCATGAAGATTAAGGACAAAATgtcttttgttgctgtttttgttggatTAATAATTCATACTTGTTACCTAAGGGTTATTGTACCAAtctatatttttttccccttataAATTCTGATATGCTATCTTTAAAGTAACAAACCATCAAATTTGTTATTGAAACCAGTTCAATTAATTGCTTCATATCTGCAACAAATACATTTGAAGTCATACCAGAAGAGATTATTAAACTGAAGTTTGTACAGTGAGACAAAAAGTCAGACAACACAATATAGTTTTGTGCATGGAAATGTCGTTATGAAaagtataatcctttctattataaacacaaggcctgaaaagtATGAGTAGTATAATGAAAGCCAGTCCTGTTAAGTCTGAGTGGAACTGAAAGAAAGATCAGCTATATGTATTAGTTTCAGCATAATTGTTGCATGACTGCTGAAACTAACCtgagatttcatcatcatcatcatttaacatccgttttccatgctggcatgggttggccggtttgactgaagtctagagagccagcagctgcaccaggttccaatctgatctggcaatgtttctacagctggatgcccttcctaacgccaaccactctgaaagtgtagtggctgctttttacatgccaacagcacaggagcctgtcaggcaggcctggcatcaatcatgttcagatagtgccttttatgtgccactggcataggagccagtcaggacgcactggcatcagccacgttcagatggtgctttttcatGATTTGAAATTACTGTTcactatgtaaaatattttaactgtttgcttgttttgttttgcctGTGGGTTTATAATGGAGCTGCAACCCTTTTGAATTCATTAGAATAAGTTTTGTATAAATGTGAGTGTTGACTTGTGTTAATATGTTAAAAGTTATTTATGCTAGTGAACTATTGTTATGATGTATGTGTAGAAACACATGCAGTAACCCAGAAAAACTCAATTTTTCAACTTTTTGCAACTATATACTTAAACTCTGTGCAAAACATGTCTCTTTTCCTCTACCTGTCACTCTAAGCTTTAGCAATTAGAATTAATATCACTGAATAATAGGATGCCTTCATAGCTTTTCCTGTaaaaaaatgcaatttttaaaaaagatcaTTTAAATtggtaatatgaaaaaaaaaaaagctgataggatgcacaagcacttacacacatgattataacttccgcctaccaaattcaatagCAAGGCtctggttgacctgaggctatagcagaagacacttgcccaaagtgtcaagtagtgggactgaagccgaaaccatatagctagaaagcaagcttcctaaccacacagccatgcctgcagctattaaaaataaattgattaatCAAATATTTCTTACATTGTCTGCAATAATTTGGATTACACAGAGCTTCAGACATAACAATGGGATGATCCATACAATTTTCAGTATCAATAcccaaaatgattaaaattataGTCAGACGAAAACTGCATGACTATCAGGAACAGTTGTTGAGATACCAAAGGCACAGGATATGaaggtgttttcttgtttgttaatGAGATTACTTACTTATTCAGTTAATggtgcagaaagaaaaaaatgcatttcagAATTCTCAGGCTGATGGAACATTTTTTTGAGAATTATAGTTGTTTTAGTGCAAGAGAGTTGAGATGAGATGAATGGATGCTGTTTTCTTGCTGTGACAACTGTAAAAgttctttaaaaaaacaacaacctccTACTGTCATCAATATTTGACTTAGAAAAGACCCTTGACAAGGTATCTTAATAATCTAAAGGAAGTCGTTCACCAGAGGTCTGTTTACAGACCTCTATTTTGAGGTAACACAGGAGTCAGAAATTTTTATTGTGTATGAGGTTATAAAATCATTGCAGAATCTATCAGAGATTCATAAAAATGTTCAAACCTGCAAGAATGGTTTGAAGTCTAGAGCACATCATAGCAAAAGTCAAAGTGCTAAttaataaatgagaaataaacaGACATTAATGTTTTGTTGAAATACAAAATGATACCAATGTTGATTCTAGTTAAGCTGTCTGCCTTTAGATTGGAGGCTTCTTGTCAGATGATACCATATATAACCAACACTCTATCAACTACTGTGTGCACTCATGGTTTGGTTGTGGCTCATAGACTCTCTTAAGTTATGTACAGTAAAAAAACTTACTATCAATGCCTACTTCTgtatagatcagtggttctcaaacaggGTCCACAACAAAagagtaaattggggatccacaatagtttTTTAAgggccctgaaaaaattttgatttagctgtatatattggtatgtattgcaagaaacagccaggtttctttctctaacattttacatatttcaacaagttaatgtgtgaaaaacaaaataggaattttgaaagatgtttctataaaactagtttttaaacaatgAATGGTTATAGGTatccaccaaaataaaatagtaatcaaactgatccataagtaaaaaatggttgagattcTCCAGTGTAGATTATACCATTCTTCACCCGCTTCCTTTAATACAACACAATTGCATCCAAAAGAAGGCCACTTGGCTGATTGGCAAAGATTTACTCCCAACACATAACAATCTCTAGCCTCTGTTGCTCCCTTCATGGTCTCAGCTTCTCTGAACCAGCTAATTGCATACCACTGCCACCTGACACATTGGCCCCACTGTTTCTCAATTCCCTCTGGAATTCCCTTTTCATGTGGACATCAGCTTACATATTGTCAATTTGAATATCAGTTGAATCAATCTCTGAGGACCTGTGTAGTTTATGAGCATTGTCCCTTCCTCCTGGCTACAAGGAAGAGGCAATGCACAAAAAAAAAGGTAGACAGAAAAAAACTATATAGGAGAGGGGAAAGGAAACTGTGTGCCTCTATTACAAAAGGTCTTTCAGtaatattgtatacatattattatatggtCCTTTGAGAAAGGAAATTGTTTTCAGTTTAGAATTTGTCACATTTCACTCCACAGTTAGCTGTCAACTTATAATGTAAGAAGAGGCAAAAAAATAACTTGGTAGCAGAGTACCCAATGAACTGCAAGCTACCAGCTCAGTTGTGTGATGCCAAAATAAAAAATCTCTCTCAGAAAAGTCAAGTAAAAGATAGCATTTTAAACTCTTAAGAGTAGCCTCCCTTGTCCTATGCTTAAAaaacgggggaaaaaaaaaactgacgcgTTTACATAGACTATATTTACATGATTTTGTGACATTCAATGTTAACGAACAATTGCAATGGATTATTTTGAATCGAAATTCAAAATAGATGGATGGGTTTACATTACGTAAAAAATACTATAAAGTAACAATGTGTAACAATTACTAATAGTAGAAGTATCAGAGCTGATAACCTTGTATTTCATATAAATTCTCTTTATATTCATGGTT from Octopus sinensis linkage group LG2, ASM634580v1, whole genome shotgun sequence encodes:
- the LOC115230799 gene encoding uncharacterized protein LOC115230799 isoform X2, whose translation is MPHVNCCIPFCSADSKRHARIRFYSLPKEETRRATWVALIRNSNLRIDSKYTSVCSLHFPNGKKTHDKKDPSFFPWSQEWPAIINNYNMMRTQLGLDNMSPEQQRKNRPMTLRIPPICPWANKYINVTSQKSLNELFSPKILQCDIDFEDITKVSSNRDFLNQIEVDCQVIKQEPLSERNLPLFGTKTDISSNLIDKLPSDVIDNSGQLIIPADLQSHINSENLTTHFNLPDITNYFSQTSSLNDCILAQPTVYNQSTMPNNAQIPRIQSRLSHMTVDAQQNMELQNQIQRQNKRSLYGEQNTPTTFMKTVENPTHSYVVHKHQGHMLSNMTNLWKKGKLCDASIGNGTMKIMVHKVVLIALSPQLLTLPNATVTSGCFQLTFSQDIGGDALWAFAKYMYEGVVSLNEEVLEDMEHIAKILGLSDLLDMCKLYRKQVLSSIDNPVTTKALISQPTESPGIIRDAISTEIVNTMDTMPKTDGPSLSTGVSFMGLPNSDITPSISKPVQQLQNLATESMTNQIQFQTKQSVPPVILYSADKDSSVSGYANDSVGLKQEPSSPLKKRCSKKDFLSSFPSRHSDTHIVVHDDLSEPWQPHSYCDNEDPKSPPPPKRLKSSELPEDSLSNLSHSNTEDFSPHTKSAKDSYPIKIELERDSNSDLETSGIPYVVSLIQAKGLDTT